AGATGCTCGCGATCCTGACCCAGCCCGACCGCACCGAGCAGCTCGGCGGGCTCGGCATCCCGTTCAGCGTCGTCCACGGGCTGAGCGACAAGATGGTCCACGTCTCCGGCGGCCGGGCGACCGCGGCGGCCGTGCCCGGCGCCGAGATCACCCTGATCAAGGGCATGGGCCACGACCTGCCCAGGCCGCTGTGGCCGGCGTTCATCAAGATCGTCCGCCGCACCGCCGATCGCGCCACGACGCGCCGGGATACAGGAGCGGCACCCGTGTAACATCCGTGGCAGCGGTTCGCGCGGGCCGACGGAACAGGGGGACTCGAGGTGCACACCACGGCTCCGGAGGATGAGCCCGGCTCGCTGTTCGCCCGTGCTCTCGCCGACGTCGCAGAGCCGATCGAGGACGAAGCCGTGACCGCGAAGCTTCTCGACGCCGCCTCCGAGCAGTTCCGACAGGTCGGCATCAAGCGCACCACGATGGACGGCGTCGCCAAGCGGGCCGGCGTCTCCCGGATCACGATCTATCGACGCTTCGCCAACAAGGACGACCTCGTCCAGCAGGTCGTACGCCGCGAGTTCAGGGCCTACTTCGACCAGTTCGTGAACGACATCGCCGATGCCGCCGACGCGGCCGAGCGCGTCGAGATCGGCTTCGCCAGCGCCATGCGGGCGACCCGCGGCAACCCACTGATCGGCGGCCTCCTGGCCCTCGAGACCGACTCGCTGGTGCACTCGATCGTGGGCGACGGCGGCCGCACGCTGGCCACCATCGCCGGGTTCGTCGCCGGCCAGCTGCGCCGGGAGCAGCGCGCCGGCAACGTACCCGCCGACGTGGACGCCGACCTCGTCGCCGAGCTGATGGTGCGCACCTCGACCTCGTTCCTGGTCACCCCGAGCACCGTCGTCGACATCGACGACGACGAGCAGCTGCGCGCACTGGCCCGGCTCCTCCTGGTGCCGCTGATCGATCCCGGCGCACGCCCGAAATAACCTTCGGCGACACCGCGGAGATACCGTGAGCACCATGCACGACCACGGCTCGCTGCCCGCACTCGGCTGGTCCGAGTTCTTCACCACCTGGAGTCTCCAGCCCGGTTGGCTGCTCGCCGTGGTCATCCTCGGCGCGGGCTACCTCACGCTGCGCAACGCCGCCGGCCCGGCCACCACGGTCAAGGGCTGGCGAGTGGCGTCGTTCCTGACCGGCCTGGTCCTGATGTACGTCGTGGTCGCCTCGGCGATCAACGGCTACGCGATGGCGCTGGCGTGGATGCACATGGTGCTCCACCTGACGCTGATCATGATCGTGCCCGCTCTCCTGGTGCTCGGCCACCCGCTCACCGTCATCGCCGAGACCGGTCCGCGCGCCGAGCGGGCGATGCGCTCGCTCCCGGTCACGATCCTGGTCCACCCGGCCACGGGGATGCTGCTCTACTCGTTCGTCATCATCGGCACCCACCTGTCGGGGTTCATGGACTCGATGGCCCAGAGCACCCCGTTGATGGTCGGCGAGCAGGCGGCCTACGTGCTGGCCGGCTTCCTCTTCCTCACCGGCACCATCGGCGAGGAGAAGGTGCGCCCCGACCTGCCCTACCTCGGCCGGATCGCGCTCCTCGTGCTCGGCATGGTGCCCGACACCATCGTCGGCATCGTGATGCTGCAGACCAACCACGACCTCTACCCGATCTACTCCGCCGCCCGGCCCGAGTGGGCACCGGAAGCGGTCAAGGACATCCAGACCGCCGGCGGCCTGATGTGGGCCGGCGGCGACGGCGGCATGATGCTGATCGCCATCGGCCTGGTCATCGCCGTCGTCAGCTCGGCCGAGCGGCGCACCAAGATGACCGGCCGATTCCTCGACGGCGTACGCAGCAACCAGCTCAGCGAGGCGAGCAGCCGCGGCGCTGCCGCCGAGAAGGGCAAGGGCCCCGCCGAGCCGGGATCGGTCGATCCCGACAGCGACGAGGCCCTCGATGCCTACAACGCGATGCTGGCCCGGATGAACCAGCAGCATTGATCTAGTCGTTGACCCGCAGACCCGACTCGGTGTCGAAGACGTGCACGTCCTCGGGGTCGGTGGTGACGTAGATCGTGTCGCCCTTGGCGATCTGGTCCTTGGACGAGACGCGCACGATCAGGGTCGAGGGGACACCCTCGACGTCGCTGGTGCCGTAGATGTAGGAGTCGGAGCCGAGCTCCTCCACCACGGTCACCTTCACCGGCAGCCCGCCGTCGCCCTTGCCGATGATCCGGAAGCTCTCCGGGCGCACACCGACGGTGATCTCCTTGGGCAGGTTGGTGGTGGCACCGATCGGCACGACGTAGTCGCCGATCTTGGCGCCGCCGTCGGCGGCGGTGGCCTTGAGCAGGTTCATCTGCGGGGAGCCGATGAAGCCGGCGACGAAGAGGTTGACCGGCTTGCGGTAGAGCTTGAGCGGGGTGTCGACCTGCTGCAGCTCGCCGTTGCTCATCACCGCGACGCGGTCGCCCATCGTCATCGCCTCGACCTGGTCGTGGGTGACGTAGACGGTGGTGATGCCGAGGTCGGCCTGCAGCTTGGCGATGTCGGTGCGGGTCTGCACGCGCATCTTGGCGTCGAGGTTGGAGAGCGGCTCGTCCATGCAGAAGACCTGCGGCTGGCGGACGATCGCGCGGCCCATCGCGACGCGCTGGCGCTGACCACCGGAGAGCGCCTTCGGCTTGCGGTCGAGGAAGTCGGTCAGACCGAGGGTCTTGGCGGCCTCGGCGACGAGCTTGTCGCGCTCCGCCTTCGGCACCTTGGCCATCTTCAGCGAGAACGCCATGTTCTCGGCGACGCTCATGTGCGGGTAGAGCGCGTAGTTCTGGAAGACCATCGCGATGTCGCGGTCCTTGGGGGCCACGTTGGTGACGTCGCGGTCACCGATCTTGATGGAGCCGGAGTTGACCTCCTCCAGCCCGGCGAGCATGCGCAGGGTGGTGGTCTTGCCGCATCCGGAGGGACCGACGAGCACCATGAACTCGCCGTCCTTGATCTCGAGGTCGATGCCCTTGACCGCGGGCTCGTTGGCGCCGGCATACCACCGCTGCGCCTTCTCAAAACTGACTGTTGCCATGATTCCGTTGTCTCCTTCACCGGCAGGTACGTGCCGGACGATCCGTTGTGAAGTGACCGAGGACACATTTCCTCGGCGGAGACACCATAGCCCAGTTTCGCAATCAGCGAGTCAAAGCCCGGCACACAGCCGGGGCACAGCCGTCGTAACGGTTCAGCCGGCGCATCAGGTCGCGGGCATACGGCTTCGCGTGGTCCTCGGCGAAGACGTTGCGATCCTCCCAGGGCCGGTCGTAGCGGTAGAGCTCGTAGGCGTAGTCGGTGCCCTTCCACGACGTGTCGAGGTCGAAGCGCACCAGGAGCCCCTTGGCGCTACGCACGGCGATGTAGGACGGGATGATGTCGATCGTGCCGCCCGAGCCCTTGTCGAGGTCGACCTCGCCGGGATGAGACTTGGCGTAGGTGTGCTCGAAGAAGGCATACCGCCCGCCCGGCACCTTCGGTCGCCCCAGGGAGTCGGCGAAGGAGCTGCCGGAGACGTGCCGCGGCACCGACGCACCGGCGATGTCGAGGAAGGTCGGCGCGAGGTCGATGTTGTTGACGAACTGCTCGCGCTTGCCCGGCTTCACGTCGGGCCCGACGACGACCATCGGCACCCGGGTGTCGGAGTCGTACGGAGCGCCCTTGCCGCCGTTGAGCTGGTGCTGGCCGAGGTGGAACCCGTTGTCGGAGGAGAGCACGACGTAGGTGTCGTCGCCGGCGGCCTCGCGCACCTGGGTGATCATCCGGTCGATCGACTGCACCATCCGGGCTCGGTCACGGTATTGGCTGAGTGCCGTCTCGTCGCTGAGCGAGATCTTGTTGGTGCGCCAGGCAGGAGCCTGCGACGTACGTCCGCCGCGACCGAGGTAGGTCGGCACGTTGTCGGAGCGGTCGTCGCCGTAGCCGGCCAGGTCGTTCAGCGACAGGTCGGCGCACTTGATGCGGCCGCAGTTGCCCCCGGTCGGGTCGCCGGCAGGCGCCTGGTCCGCGAACGCCGGCGGGAACCACGTCTTCAGACCCGGGTAGTGGTGACCGAGACGCGAGTGGGGGCCGTAGGCGGCGATCTCGAGGAAGTAGGGATTCTTGTCGTCGCGGTGCTTGCCCATGAAGTCGAGGGCGTAGTCGCGCGTCACGTTGGTGGCGTACGCAGCATCCTTCTCCTGCGCGGAGGCGCTCCGCGGGGGCTGCGGGTGGCTGCGCAGCCGCACGTCCCCGTTGCCGTCGAGGAACGTGCTCTGGTAACCCCAGCCGCCGTAGGCGCCGCCGAGGAGCGCGTTCCACGAGTCCCAGCCGGGCACCTTGGGCGGCGGGACCCGCTTGCCGTCGGCGCCGTTGGTGGCCTCGTAGGCGTTGATGTACTTCCCCACGAAACCGGTCGTGTAGCCGGCCTCCTGCAGGCCGAGGCTGAACTGCTTCTCGACGTTGCCATAGCGCTGGAACGCCGACCAGCCGCCGACCGGGTGCGCGGGGTCGTTCTCGGTGTTGGTGAGCACCTTGGTGTGGTGCGGGGTCTGCCCGGTCAGCAGCGCCGCCCGGGAGGGGCAGCAGAGCGAGTCGATGACGAAGGAGTTCTGGTAGGTCGCACCCTCGGCGGCCATCTTGGTGGCCTCAGGCATCGTGCGGAGCAGCTCCAGGGAGAAGTCGTCCATCAGGATGAAGACGATGTTGGGGCGCTTGTCGGGCGTGGCGGCCAGCGCGGCCGCCTCCTCGGGCGCAGCCTGCTCGGCGGACTCTGCGGCGGTGGTCGTCGGACCGACGACCAGCACCCCGGCGACGAGGGTCACCACGGCGGCGAGCGCGACGCCCAGCACCAGGCTCCACTTCGACTTCATCCCGAGACTCCTTTGTCTATTATCTAACTACACAATAACGTGTTCGGCCGAGAGTAGTGCTTCGGCTCCGGGCACGCCAAGATCGGTCCGCAGAGCGGACCGGCGTTCACCCGCGGGTGTCGCCCGGGATGCTGCTCAGGGAAGCTCGTGCGGCGGTCGCATCCGCACCCGCAGGTGCCGCGAGCCCTTCGCACCCTTCAACGGCTTGCGGAACACGTTGACGCCACCCATCAGCGCCAACCCTTTGACCCGCAGCACCGGGCCACCGGTCGGCTCGATCCCGCGCGGACCGACATAGCCACCCATGATCCCGACACCCTGCATCACGACCTGGACCTCGGGGCCGACGGTGATGTTGACCCCTCCCATGATCGCGTTGGCGTAGATCACGGTCTCCTGCGCGGAGAACTGCGCCTGGCGCAGGTCGAGCTCGGCGCCGCCCATCAGGGCGATCACGTTGCCGGTCGCGGGCACCGTCCACACCCCGCGCCGGTCGACCCCGCTCATGATCGCCACGAACAGCTGGCTCTCGATCGGAGTGGCCGCGAAGATCGCCAGATCGCTCCCGGCGGCAGACTTGCTCAGCGAGGCGGGCGGCACCGGGGTGCCGGTCGCGGGCAGGTCGACGGTGATCGGGATCAGATCGGCGTACGTCTTCGCCTTGAAGGTCGCGTCCAGACGCTCGTCGAGCTCGTCGATCTCGAGACGTCCCTCACCGGCGGCCTCACGCAGGATGTCGGCTACCTTGTGGCGGTCGGCATCGCTGACCCGAAGGCTCGGATCAGGAGTCTGGCCCCGGTAAGGCTCAGGCGTCGTTCCCATGAGGCGAATGCTAGTGGTCACCTCGGCGATTCGCCTCGCCAATCCCTGCGGCGACGCGACCTGAGCATCATTCGAGGCCGAGATGTTGCCGCAGCGTACGTTTCGGGCCGCGCGGACCGCGTCGCTTCACGGTCACGTCGCCCAGCACCGCGGTGCCGCGGATCCGCACCACCGGGGAGTCGGCGGTGAGCACCTCCGGCACCTTGCTCGAGGGCTCCTTGACCTCGCCGAGGATGCCGTTGGCCTCCACGACCACGTGCACGTTGGGCGGCACCGTGACCTTCACGCTACCCAGGAACGAGACGGCGTTGATGACCACCTCACGGGCGGAGTAGTGCGCCTCTCGCAGATCGATGTTGGCATCGCCCAGCACCGCGTTGACCGAGAGCTGCTCGGGCACCATCCACACGCCCTTGCGCTCGACGCTGCTCAGGATCGC
The sequence above is drawn from the Nocardioides albertanoniae genome and encodes:
- a CDS encoding TetR/AcrR family transcriptional regulator, whose translation is MHTTAPEDEPGSLFARALADVAEPIEDEAVTAKLLDAASEQFRQVGIKRTTMDGVAKRAGVSRITIYRRFANKDDLVQQVVRREFRAYFDQFVNDIADAADAAERVEIGFASAMRATRGNPLIGGLLALETDSLVHSIVGDGGRTLATIAGFVAGQLRREQRAGNVPADVDADLVAELMVRTSTSFLVTPSTVVDIDDDEQLRALARLLLVPLIDPGARPK
- a CDS encoding cytochrome c oxidase assembly protein, with amino-acid sequence MHDHGSLPALGWSEFFTTWSLQPGWLLAVVILGAGYLTLRNAAGPATTVKGWRVASFLTGLVLMYVVVASAINGYAMALAWMHMVLHLTLIMIVPALLVLGHPLTVIAETGPRAERAMRSLPVTILVHPATGMLLYSFVIIGTHLSGFMDSMAQSTPLMVGEQAAYVLAGFLFLTGTIGEEKVRPDLPYLGRIALLVLGMVPDTIVGIVMLQTNHDLYPIYSAARPEWAPEAVKDIQTAGGLMWAGGDGGMMLIAIGLVIAVVSSAERRTKMTGRFLDGVRSNQLSEASSRGAAAEKGKGPAEPGSVDPDSDEALDAYNAMLARMNQQH
- a CDS encoding ABC transporter ATP-binding protein, translated to MATVSFEKAQRWYAGANEPAVKGIDLEIKDGEFMVLVGPSGCGKTTTLRMLAGLEEVNSGSIKIGDRDVTNVAPKDRDIAMVFQNYALYPHMSVAENMAFSLKMAKVPKAERDKLVAEAAKTLGLTDFLDRKPKALSGGQRQRVAMGRAIVRQPQVFCMDEPLSNLDAKMRVQTRTDIAKLQADLGITTVYVTHDQVEAMTMGDRVAVMSNGELQQVDTPLKLYRKPVNLFVAGFIGSPQMNLLKATAADGGAKIGDYVVPIGATTNLPKEITVGVRPESFRIIGKGDGGLPVKVTVVEELGSDSYIYGTSDVEGVPSTLIVRVSSKDQIAKGDTIYVTTDPEDVHVFDTESGLRVND
- a CDS encoding sulfatase-like hydrolase/transferase; protein product: MKSKWSLVLGVALAAVVTLVAGVLVVGPTTTAAESAEQAAPEEAAALAATPDKRPNIVFILMDDFSLELLRTMPEATKMAAEGATYQNSFVIDSLCCPSRAALLTGQTPHHTKVLTNTENDPAHPVGGWSAFQRYGNVEKQFSLGLQEAGYTTGFVGKYINAYEATNGADGKRVPPPKVPGWDSWNALLGGAYGGWGYQSTFLDGNGDVRLRSHPQPPRSASAQEKDAAYATNVTRDYALDFMGKHRDDKNPYFLEIAAYGPHSRLGHHYPGLKTWFPPAFADQAPAGDPTGGNCGRIKCADLSLNDLAGYGDDRSDNVPTYLGRGGRTSQAPAWRTNKISLSDETALSQYRDRARMVQSIDRMITQVREAAGDDTYVVLSSDNGFHLGQHQLNGGKGAPYDSDTRVPMVVVGPDVKPGKREQFVNNIDLAPTFLDIAGASVPRHVSGSSFADSLGRPKVPGGRYAFFEHTYAKSHPGEVDLDKGSGGTIDIIPSYIAVRSAKGLLVRFDLDTSWKGTDYAYELYRYDRPWEDRNVFAEDHAKPYARDLMRRLNRYDGCAPAVCRALTR
- a CDS encoding DUF1707 SHOCT-like domain-containing protein, translated to MGTTPEPYRGQTPDPSLRVSDADRHKVADILREAAGEGRLEIDELDERLDATFKAKTYADLIPITVDLPATGTPVPPASLSKSAAGSDLAIFAATPIESQLFVAIMSGVDRRGVWTVPATGNVIALMGGAELDLRQAQFSAQETVIYANAIMGGVNITVGPEVQVVMQGVGIMGGYVGPRGIEPTGGPVLRVKGLALMGGVNVFRKPLKGAKGSRHLRVRMRPPHELP
- a CDS encoding DUF1707 SHOCT-like domain-containing protein, which codes for MGLPEPHPEQERRADLRISDADRHEVADILREAAGEGRLEIDELEERLEETYKAKTYADLEPITRDLPGARRAPTLPVGSAPAGTPGAAVPVVYGQGDQAGNASAILSSVERKGVWMVPEQLSVNAVLGDANIDLREAHYSAREVVINAVSFLGSVKVTVPPNVHVVVEANGILGEVKEPSSKVPEVLTADSPVVRIRGTAVLGDVTVKRRGPRGPKRTLRQHLGLE